The following coding sequences lie in one Bacteroides helcogenes P 36-108 genomic window:
- a CDS encoding FimB/Mfa2 family fimbrial subunit: MIRKIFGLMSLLLGLIYLSSCDKDVHQDESGLTVTLKMTTDDAVSSVRLWIYQESGALVKEYSYKSVNELASDRFQLPAGNYVLVAANNLVTPFSVKDAAGDAKAYEDLLFTLDDASASPIHAHYGTKTVTVHEGETSLVQVDMSRVLAELQFTIKGVPADVTEVEAYVKNAAQGFYPAMNRLTPETAPAYLGKVRPQDGVISFPLIRVMPVVTPTESRAVSDIPTLLEFNFKYSDNTSIHFEAEAPEMQNGGTYTPEVVFEVFQPGVTIRITDINGWGVGETTGGEILNPSN, from the coding sequence ATGATAAGAAAAATCTTTGGACTTATGAGCCTGTTGCTGGGCTTGATATACTTGTCCTCCTGCGACAAGGATGTTCACCAAGACGAGAGCGGACTTACCGTCACACTGAAAATGACCACCGATGATGCCGTAAGCAGCGTGCGTCTGTGGATTTATCAGGAAAGCGGTGCTTTGGTCAAGGAATACAGCTACAAAAGTGTGAACGAACTGGCTTCCGACCGTTTCCAGCTTCCTGCCGGAAACTATGTACTGGTGGCTGCTAACAATTTAGTGACACCTTTCTCAGTGAAAGATGCGGCAGGCGATGCTAAAGCCTACGAGGACCTGCTCTTTACCCTTGACGATGCTTCGGCATCACCCATACATGCGCATTATGGGACGAAAACAGTAACGGTACATGAGGGAGAAACTTCACTCGTACAGGTTGACATGAGCCGAGTGCTTGCCGAGTTGCAGTTTACCATCAAAGGTGTGCCTGCCGACGTGACGGAAGTGGAAGCCTATGTGAAGAATGCCGCACAGGGCTTTTATCCTGCCATGAACAGGCTAACCCCAGAAACAGCTCCGGCTTATTTGGGAAAAGTAAGACCGCAGGACGGTGTTATAAGTTTTCCGCTCATCCGTGTGATGCCTGTGGTAACACCTACAGAATCAAGGGCGGTGAGTGACATCCCTACCTTACTGGAGTTCAACTTCAAATACAGTGACAACACAAGCATCCACTTTGAAGCAGAAGCTCCCGAAATGCAGAACGGAGGAACTTATACCCCAGAAGTAGTGTTTGAGGTATTCCAACCCGGTGTAACCATCAGGATTACCGACATCAACGGTTGGGGCGTGGGAGAAACAACAGGGGGAGAAATCCTTAATCCAAGCAATTGA
- a CDS encoding fimbrillin family protein, whose amino-acid sequence MKQNPIILALAATALALGSCSNDNEGVQTAKYITVNTSIGSLTRVTSPDAEGRQKFTDGDKISVYAWTGSATAITATDLVVNNAVNTFDGNETWTASPQMLWKDMTSTHYFMAVYPQRAITDFAADSYTLDTSDQTASDLLAATNVTGLTASNTAVSLQFDHLMSKLVVNLSFRNQFGGTPTVTNLKAKAQQKATVDYLTKTVTATETAGYIELPATTANTAYQSIMVPQSGVKEITLTIDGKDYTYTSASGFSLMPGKYTTVNLIVGRDEITLGSVSINDWGKGDVIEGGEAQN is encoded by the coding sequence ATGAAACAAAATCCAATCATTCTTGCCCTTGCCGCCACAGCGTTGGCATTGGGCAGTTGCAGTAATGACAACGAGGGTGTGCAGACCGCCAAGTACATTACGGTCAACACAAGCATCGGTTCGCTCACGAGAGTCACGTCCCCCGATGCTGAAGGCAGACAAAAATTTACCGACGGTGACAAAATCAGTGTCTATGCTTGGACAGGCTCGGCTACCGCAATAACCGCAACCGACCTTGTAGTGAACAATGCCGTCAACACCTTTGACGGAAACGAGACATGGACAGCATCACCACAGATGCTTTGGAAAGACATGACTTCCACTCACTACTTCATGGCGGTCTATCCGCAGCGTGCCATTACCGACTTTGCAGCGGACTCCTACACACTGGATACAAGCGACCAGACGGCAAGCGACCTGCTGGCTGCCACCAATGTGACGGGACTCACGGCAAGCAATACCGCTGTATCTTTGCAGTTCGACCATCTGATGTCAAAACTGGTGGTCAACCTCTCTTTTCGCAACCAGTTCGGAGGAACACCCACAGTCACCAACCTGAAAGCTAAAGCACAACAGAAGGCTACAGTTGATTATCTGACAAAGACCGTTACCGCCACAGAAACTGCCGGTTACATTGAATTGCCTGCCACAACAGCAAACACAGCCTATCAGTCTATCATGGTTCCGCAAAGTGGCGTGAAGGAGATTACACTTACCATTGACGGGAAAGACTATACCTATACATCAGCTTCAGGTTTCAGCCTCATGCCCGGCAAGTACACCACCGTCAACCTGATTGTCGGTCGTGATGAAATCACACTCGGCAGCGTCAGCATCAACGACTGGGGCAAAGGTGATGTAATTGAAGGTGGAGAAGCACAGAATTGA
- a CDS encoding fimbrillin family protein yields the protein MKMKSLFAFASVAMALTACSNNEDAFVNSNFPEDGVIRVATNVDAPATRSGMDNDNLTSFYMDVQNENSTAYSYFVQMKKESGTWNSYDGADTKQMLWQNNTTPIKVTAAFLKDHAFTQAELQGTVDFSVAADQSAADAAAIAANDLVGMAQTTIDPSTADANLVNGKIKVTLGHALAKLNLKVTLGTEFNALEGGTTTNPITELAINGTKLNYTYTGTTAGVALTATGNNATAVTPFAGTYKAGSGETENAVANYECILVPQDIAAKGFSVSMTINGSSYTWTSEKAVSMAQGYAYTLELTAGKEILTVKSLSAAAWGAENTGSVATE from the coding sequence ATGAAAATGAAGAGTTTATTTGCTTTTGCTTCAGTAGCCATGGCACTGACAGCTTGCAGCAACAATGAGGATGCTTTTGTGAACAGTAATTTCCCGGAAGACGGAGTAATCCGTGTGGCTACTAATGTGGATGCTCCCGCTACCCGTTCAGGTATGGACAACGACAACCTTACATCATTCTACATGGATGTACAGAACGAGAACAGCACAGCCTATTCCTATTTCGTCCAGATGAAAAAAGAAAGCGGTACATGGAACAGTTACGATGGAGCAGACACAAAGCAAATGTTGTGGCAGAACAACACAACTCCTATTAAGGTGACTGCTGCTTTCTTGAAAGACCATGCCTTCACACAGGCAGAATTACAGGGCACAGTTGATTTTAGTGTAGCGGCAGACCAATCGGCGGCAGATGCCGCAGCCATTGCAGCCAATGACTTGGTAGGTATGGCACAGACCACTATCGACCCATCTACAGCAGATGCCAATCTGGTGAACGGGAAGATAAAGGTGACATTAGGACATGCCCTTGCCAAACTGAACCTGAAAGTGACATTGGGAACAGAATTTAACGCACTGGAAGGTGGAACGACAACTAACCCCATCACAGAACTTGCCATCAACGGAACAAAACTGAATTACACCTATACCGGAACAACCGCAGGTGTCGCACTGACCGCAACAGGCAATAATGCCACAGCCGTAACTCCATTTGCCGGGACATACAAGGCTGGTTCGGGCGAAACGGAGAATGCCGTCGCCAACTACGAATGTATCCTTGTGCCACAGGATATTGCAGCCAAAGGATTCTCCGTAAGTATGACCATCAACGGGAGTTCCTACACTTGGACTTCCGAGAAAGCGGTTTCCATGGCACAAGGCTATGCCTATACGTTGGAACTGACCGCAGGCAAGGAAATTCTTACCGTTAAGAGTCTTTCAGCCGCCGCTTGGGGTGCTGAGAACACAGGTAGTGTAGCAACAGAATAA
- a CDS encoding fimbrillin family protein translates to MKMTKYLGMAFAIATLAACSNEDELNSAWQNDPTAVKVNATVGNGIFTRSNPLGADEAAQKAFNNGDAITISANEQAAVTYTFDGTSWTPETNKYLKWEDNAMDFTAYYPTATGVSATAFTLPTDQTSSDKITTADYMTFSGSLGKPSGNGQLTMEMERKTARVIVKIEKFNDEFTSVPTVADVKIKSGAANYTASAASGAVAEITPFVQNLNADAAQVGTTYTALVIPTDANTNESFITMNVNSTASVVKGIPAMEAGKSYTYNMTIGKDGLVVGEVIVSEWLTGVIEGGEAVAKSAYSWYDNTATTLNLSTPDALAELSKIVSGDAAALAAIGATSAQSFAGKTITLENNIDLTGVAFSPIGDKDHPFKGIFEGNGNMVSGLNIDITNTAYVYCGFFGRTNNAIIRNLSVSGSVKVTGNQGSIGGIVGDASGGTILNCSFNGTVTGASCTGGIVGYANAADLFVTIQGCYSNATVKATGSYGSAGGLVGNCYGASPKYVGINACYSAGSIEGTYVGGLVGTLGDGTLSAKVCYTTAAVKGTNAGAAFGNLGGYGVTCTNVYFINSTVTEAKASGTVNGDCTSVTATFLQNTGVTAMNNACVTYSLPYTFEVSTTDSNVPLVIVKK, encoded by the coding sequence ATGAAGATGACAAAATATCTGGGCATGGCGTTTGCGATAGCAACCCTTGCCGCCTGTAGCAATGAAGATGAACTAAATTCCGCATGGCAGAATGACCCTACAGCAGTGAAGGTGAACGCTACCGTAGGCAACGGCATTTTCACACGCAGCAATCCGTTGGGTGCTGATGAAGCGGCGCAGAAAGCGTTCAATAACGGAGATGCAATTACGATTTCTGCCAATGAGCAGGCTGCGGTGACTTACACCTTTGACGGAACATCATGGACTCCTGAAACGAATAAATACCTGAAATGGGAAGACAACGCCATGGATTTTACTGCCTATTATCCTACTGCCACAGGTGTATCGGCTACAGCCTTCACTCTGCCAACAGACCAGACAAGTAGCGATAAGATTACAACAGCCGACTATATGACTTTCAGCGGAAGTCTGGGCAAACCTTCCGGCAACGGTCAGTTGACTATGGAAATGGAGCGTAAGACGGCTCGTGTGATTGTGAAAATAGAAAAGTTTAATGATGAGTTTACCTCTGTTCCAACCGTTGCCGATGTAAAAATCAAGTCGGGCGCAGCTAACTATACAGCAAGTGCTGCATCAGGAGCCGTTGCAGAAATCACTCCTTTTGTTCAGAATCTGAATGCAGATGCTGCGCAAGTAGGCACTACTTATACAGCCCTTGTGATTCCTACCGATGCCAATACAAACGAGTCGTTCATCACCATGAATGTGAATAGCACAGCATCGGTAGTGAAAGGTATCCCGGCTATGGAAGCTGGTAAGAGCTACACTTACAACATGACTATCGGTAAAGACGGTTTGGTTGTGGGTGAGGTCATTGTATCCGAATGGCTTACCGGAGTGATTGAAGGAGGTGAAGCGGTTGCCAAATCTGCATATTCATGGTATGACAATACTGCTACAACACTGAATTTATCTACTCCTGATGCGCTTGCCGAACTCTCTAAAATAGTATCCGGCGATGCTGCTGCATTGGCAGCTATCGGAGCGACTTCCGCACAGAGCTTTGCGGGAAAAACTATCACGCTGGAAAATAATATTGACTTGACTGGCGTGGCTTTCAGCCCGATAGGAGATAAAGACCATCCATTCAAAGGTATTTTTGAAGGAAACGGAAATATGGTTAGCGGATTGAATATTGACATCACCAACACAGCGTATGTGTATTGTGGCTTTTTCGGTCGTACAAATAATGCCATCATTCGGAATCTATCAGTGTCAGGTAGTGTAAAGGTAACAGGTAACCAAGGTAGCATAGGTGGAATAGTAGGTGATGCATCTGGTGGGACAATCTTGAACTGCTCTTTTAACGGAACTGTTACCGGAGCATCTTGCACAGGTGGCATTGTCGGATACGCCAATGCAGCCGACCTTTTCGTCACAATACAGGGATGTTATAGTAACGCAACAGTAAAAGCAACTGGTTCTTACGGCTCTGCCGGTGGTTTGGTAGGGAATTGTTATGGAGCATCTCCAAAATATGTGGGTATTAATGCATGTTATAGTGCAGGAAGTATTGAAGGCACATATGTTGGAGGCTTGGTAGGAACCTTAGGAGACGGAACACTTTCTGCAAAAGTTTGTTATACTACGGCTGCCGTAAAGGGTACAAATGCAGGTGCAGCCTTTGGTAACTTGGGCGGTTACGGAGTTACATGCACTAATGTATATTTCATCAATAGCACAGTGACTGAAGCAAAAGCATCGGGAACAGTCAATGGTGATTGCACGTCAGTAACAGCAACATTCTTGCAGAACACAGGAGTCACGGCAATGAACAATGCTTGTGTAACTTACAGCTTGCCTTATACTTTTGAAGTATCAACTACTGACTCAAATGTTCCTTTGGTTATCGTGAAGAAATAA
- a CDS encoding DNA-binding protein, translated as MAILVKPVQRVNPQDTDAAKKWYVTQVTTAQVDETQVAMDLADETTLNPSEAMMAIRQLRKILLRRLLSGESVKLGNWGSFSVTLSSTGVETKAAVTARNIKGVNLNFQPDDAFKTDLQKATFAWVDKLADGRTAADDSSDNNGGGTSGSGDDYLEEHPLG; from the coding sequence ATGGCAATCTTAGTAAAACCCGTACAGCGCGTCAATCCTCAGGACACGGATGCCGCCAAGAAATGGTACGTCACCCAAGTAACCACCGCACAAGTGGACGAGACCCAAGTGGCAATGGACCTTGCCGATGAAACCACCCTCAACCCCTCGGAGGCTATGATGGCTATCCGCCAGCTCCGCAAGATACTGCTGCGCCGTCTGCTTAGCGGCGAGAGCGTGAAGTTGGGCAACTGGGGCAGTTTCAGCGTCACCCTCTCCAGCACGGGAGTGGAAACTAAAGCCGCCGTAACCGCTCGCAACATCAAAGGCGTGAACCTCAACTTCCAGCCCGATGATGCTTTCAAAACCGACCTACAGAAAGCTACCTTTGCATGGGTGGATAAGTTGGCAGACGGTCGCACCGCAGCCGATGATTCTTCGGACAACAACGGCGGAGGTACTTCGGGCAGCGGTGATGATTATTTAGAAGAACATCCGTTGGGTTGA
- a CDS encoding DUF1016 N-terminal domain-containing protein has protein sequence MAKRFKSSLPKGSNKSRRDDNQAKIRLHQVGGEIHEDTNTGFPFPEIFAYVPWRHHVEIFTKCKTIEEALYYIHRTVDEGWSRNNLMNCLKADLFHNQSGAVTNFSENLPALQANLAQEITKENYDFGFISLPPKYDEEQLENAYNCLKRN, from the coding sequence TTGGCTAAGCGATTTAAAAGCTCGTTACCAAAAGGCTCAAATAAAAGCCGAAGAGATGATAATCAGGCTAAAATAAGACTTCACCAAGTTGGTGGAGAAATTCATGAAGATACAAATACAGGCTTCCCATTCCCTGAAATATTTGCTTATGTCCCATGGAGACATCATGTGGAAATCTTTACCAAGTGTAAGACCATAGAGGAAGCACTTTATTACATTCACCGTACTGTTGATGAGGGATGGAGCAGAAACAATCTGATGAATTGCCTGAAAGCGGATTTGTTTCATAACCAATCGGGGGCTGTCACTAATTTTTCGGAAAACTTACCTGCTTTGCAAGCCAATCTTGCACAAGAAATAACAAAAGAGAATTACGATTTTGGCTTTATCAGTCTGCCTCCGAAGTATGATGAAGAACAGTTGGAAAACGCATACAATTGCTTGAAGCGGAATTAA
- a CDS encoding IPT/TIG domain-containing protein, with protein sequence MKKHIIYLLISGFALLSNMMLISCGDDDVADANDVLVVKSVLPTKVMEGQVVTITGTGLEKATSVVFPGNVSVNNITKVGNGYISVITPAGVSVEGGTVRIEADGESAESVMTLTVGKPEPLRVAPLDKEIKINECVEVYGKDLEFIAKAYFPGEDGKDIAVDASDFKRKATGSLYIYSPMGIKAGPAQVTLEDCSGKKYPLPEVTLSDKVLGGSEGGEGYAPIWEGEQTTGWWWHLPASELDLSAIAPEAGQTIKFTFTHHDAPQTFCLCDGAWGAPFIRDGGESGNNIVLAAGEDFLEFEISEGMATTMNSESGTALIIGGDITVTKIQIKTE encoded by the coding sequence ATGAAGAAACATATTATATATCTTTTGATCTCAGGGTTCGCATTATTGTCGAACATGATGCTGATTTCGTGTGGAGATGATGATGTGGCGGATGCCAATGATGTGCTTGTGGTGAAGTCTGTCCTGCCTACAAAAGTTATGGAAGGACAGGTTGTCACCATCACCGGTACGGGGCTTGAGAAGGCCACTTCTGTTGTGTTCCCCGGCAATGTCTCTGTGAACAACATTACCAAAGTAGGCAACGGCTATATCTCTGTAATAACTCCTGCCGGCGTTTCCGTCGAGGGAGGAACAGTAAGAATAGAAGCCGACGGCGAATCGGCAGAGTCGGTCATGACGCTGACTGTCGGTAAGCCCGAACCTTTGCGCGTGGCTCCTCTTGACAAGGAAATAAAAATCAACGAATGTGTGGAGGTGTATGGTAAAGACCTCGAATTTATCGCCAAGGCTTATTTCCCCGGTGAAGACGGCAAGGACATTGCTGTAGATGCAAGCGACTTTAAACGCAAAGCTACCGGTTCTCTCTATATCTATTCGCCAATGGGTATAAAGGCCGGACCTGCCCAAGTTACCCTCGAAGACTGCAGCGGCAAGAAGTATCCTTTGCCGGAGGTAACGCTGTCTGACAAGGTCTTAGGTGGCAGCGAAGGAGGTGAAGGATATGCTCCAATCTGGGAAGGCGAACAGACAACCGGCTGGTGGTGGCATCTCCCGGCATCTGAACTTGACCTTTCGGCAATAGCGCCGGAAGCCGGCCAAACCATCAAGTTCACGTTCACTCACCATGATGCTCCTCAGACTTTCTGTCTGTGCGATGGTGCGTGGGGTGCTCCTTTCATCCGCGATGGTGGTGAAAGCGGCAACAACATCGTTCTTGCCGCCGGTGAGGACTTTCTGGAATTTGAAATCTCGGAAGGTATGGCAACTACAATGAATAGCGAATCAGGAACCGCTCTCATTATTGGCGGTGACATAACAGTCACCAAGATTCAGATTAAGACAGAATAA
- a CDS encoding RagB/SusD family nutrient uptake outer membrane protein, translated as MNKIKYTLLAMAAAVFVGCADLDYNEASNRDEDWTYNSPLNGVKALVYDVYAQMPSEFKDNFYGNGAMIASATDESEFALSFSSIHKYFNGGWTPSNPFSTTWDRSYRAITQVHMYLERIHKIDLSDYEYDPDYQTMVQQFEIFPYELRFLRAYFYFELVRAYGDVPLVTTTLTNEQANSVKRTPAEDVFKFIINELDAAAEYLPVSYNDIPGQEIGRATRGAALALKARVLLYEASPLFNTDNNKELWKEAAAASKVIIDNAQRWGYKLSEYANLWGHDTFTNSEFIFVLGTQASNDFEKYNYPVGVENGNSGNCPTQALVDAYEYQADGKTFKEKHPGDVDVTTENPYDGLDPRFELTVVKNGDLWPSNTTQQIVIETYQSGFNGAPKYGATPTGYYLKKFVDGNCVTTANNQTTTRHNWIVMRLAEVYLNYAEAMYNYYGNADEQGDFGMSANEAINVLRNRPDIMMPEFQGNNGFEEHYIRERMVELAFEGQRFWDVRRWKKGAEFFKNVDVADFKLNGNGSLILNRVTKTRQWDEKYNLYPIPQSEIQKNGNLKQNPNW; from the coding sequence ATGAACAAGATAAAATATACTCTTTTAGCTATGGCGGCAGCGGTCTTTGTAGGCTGTGCCGACCTGGACTACAACGAAGCTTCGAATCGTGACGAGGACTGGACCTACAATAGTCCCCTCAATGGTGTCAAGGCTCTTGTCTACGATGTCTACGCACAAATGCCGAGCGAATTCAAGGACAATTTCTACGGTAATGGCGCCATGATAGCCAGTGCCACAGACGAGTCCGAGTTTGCACTTTCCTTCTCATCCATTCACAAGTATTTCAACGGTGGTTGGACTCCTTCGAATCCTTTCTCGACCACATGGGACAGGTCATACCGTGCCATCACTCAGGTGCACATGTACCTTGAGCGCATCCACAAGATAGACCTGTCGGATTATGAATATGATCCGGACTACCAGACCATGGTGCAGCAGTTTGAGATATTTCCTTACGAGTTGCGTTTCCTTCGTGCCTATTTCTACTTCGAGTTGGTACGTGCCTACGGCGATGTGCCTTTGGTGACCACAACCCTCACCAATGAGCAGGCCAACAGTGTGAAACGCACTCCAGCCGAGGATGTGTTCAAGTTCATCATCAACGAATTGGATGCCGCGGCTGAATATCTGCCCGTGTCGTATAATGACATTCCCGGTCAGGAAATTGGTCGTGCCACCCGTGGTGCTGCCCTTGCACTGAAGGCACGCGTACTTCTTTATGAGGCTTCACCCTTGTTTAATACAGACAATAACAAGGAACTTTGGAAAGAGGCCGCTGCTGCCAGCAAGGTCATCATCGATAATGCACAGCGCTGGGGCTACAAGCTCAGCGAGTATGCCAACCTGTGGGGACACGATACATTCACCAATTCTGAATTTATCTTCGTGCTTGGCACCCAGGCAAGCAACGACTTTGAGAAGTACAATTATCCTGTGGGTGTGGAGAACGGTAACTCTGGCAACTGCCCTACGCAGGCACTGGTGGACGCATACGAATATCAGGCCGACGGCAAGACATTCAAGGAGAAGCATCCCGGAGATGTTGATGTGACTACCGAAAATCCATACGATGGCCTTGACCCGCGTTTCGAACTCACTGTAGTGAAGAACGGAGATCTCTGGCCATCTAACACAACTCAGCAGATTGTCATTGAGACGTATCAGAGTGGTTTCAACGGTGCTCCTAAGTACGGCGCAACTCCCACGGGCTACTACTTGAAGAAGTTTGTGGATGGCAACTGTGTCACCACAGCCAACAACCAGACTACAACACGCCACAACTGGATTGTGATGCGTCTGGCCGAGGTTTACCTCAACTATGCAGAGGCCATGTACAACTACTACGGTAATGCTGACGAACAGGGTGATTTTGGCATGTCAGCCAATGAGGCTATCAATGTGCTTCGTAACCGTCCTGACATCATGATGCCTGAATTCCAAGGAAACAATGGCTTTGAAGAACACTACATACGTGAGCGTATGGTAGAGCTTGCTTTCGAAGGCCAACGCTTCTGGGATGTACGTCGCTGGAAGAAGGGGGCCGAGTTCTTCAAGAATGTGGATGTGGCAGACTTCAAACTGAATGGAAATGGCAGCTTGATTCTCAATCGAGTTACCAAGACTCGCCAGTGGGACGAGAAGTACAACCTGTACCCGATTCCGCAGTCCGAAATTCAGAAGAATGGCAATCTGAAGCAGAACCCCAATTGGTAA